Proteins from a genomic interval of Bradyrhizobium sp. CCGB01:
- a CDS encoding ABC transporter ATP-binding protein → MASKPLPPDKQKLAVEEAAELDDKLVPAKPDLEDDEDDEDEEDDELELDDDDEDEDLVVFTAREAAGALATILGFVKPFLSNYKRMLSFVAFGVFVETLFNVIMPLSLKYLIDDALGEEDFQALYKILGVLAVAGIFTSIVAVWYERWDARLAACIISDVRKRLFEHVQDLPAAYFGRTKRGEILSRFSVDLSAFEGSVKTFANSAALPFLELIAGIILMVFLNWQLAAVALLVFPITLIGPRILTPKAVQANYEQKQNESALLGMVQENVAAQAVIKAFSLQRKMFGFFRFRNDETRNKIASAAFLSTMVERTVTISVLLLHLVVLAIGAYLATKGQITIGTFVTFESAFWEVSYNIAHVMHFIPVSISSAAAIRHMQELLDEPTRGADRPGAPDLPRITNDITFDHVTFQYEGSQTPVLDNLSLKLNVGKRIAIVGPSGSGKSTLLNLILRLYVPDEGRVTIDGVDVRKVTLDSLRRSMAVVFQENMLFNMSIRENIRLGKEGATDEEVEDAAKKAEIHRYIMSLPQRYDTPVGERGDTLSGGQRQRIAIARAIIRNPSVLLLDEATSALDQTTEAAINRTLLKVAKGRTMIWSTHRLTSVVEMDEIIVISGGRAIERGSHAELLAKNGTYRKLWNDQIHQPHGAVAQADDDSDDDDEDEDDLDEDDEDEDDEEE, encoded by the coding sequence ATGGCGTCCAAGCCCCTCCCGCCCGACAAACAGAAGCTCGCCGTGGAAGAGGCGGCCGAGCTCGACGACAAGCTCGTCCCCGCCAAGCCGGACCTCGAAGACGACGAGGACGACGAAGACGAGGAGGATGACGAGCTGGAGCTCGACGACGACGATGAGGACGAGGACCTCGTCGTCTTTACGGCGCGCGAGGCCGCCGGCGCGCTCGCGACCATCCTCGGTTTCGTCAAGCCCTTCCTGTCCAACTACAAGCGGATGCTGTCATTCGTGGCGTTCGGCGTCTTCGTCGAGACGCTGTTCAACGTCATCATGCCGCTCAGTCTGAAGTACCTGATCGACGACGCGCTCGGCGAGGAGGATTTCCAGGCGCTCTACAAGATCCTCGGCGTGCTCGCGGTCGCCGGCATCTTCACCTCGATCGTCGCGGTCTGGTACGAGCGCTGGGACGCGCGGCTGGCCGCCTGCATCATCTCCGACGTCCGCAAGCGCCTGTTCGAGCATGTCCAGGACCTGCCGGCGGCCTATTTCGGCCGCACCAAGCGCGGTGAGATCCTGTCGCGCTTTTCCGTCGATCTTTCGGCCTTCGAGGGCTCGGTCAAGACCTTCGCGAACAGCGCAGCGCTGCCGTTCCTGGAACTGATCGCCGGTATCATCCTGATGGTGTTCCTGAACTGGCAGCTCGCCGCGGTCGCGCTGCTGGTGTTCCCGATCACGCTGATCGGCCCGCGCATCCTCACCCCGAAGGCGGTGCAGGCCAATTACGAGCAGAAGCAGAACGAGAGCGCGCTGCTCGGCATGGTGCAGGAGAACGTGGCGGCGCAGGCCGTGATCAAGGCGTTCAGCCTGCAGCGCAAGATGTTCGGGTTCTTCCGCTTCCGCAACGACGAGACGCGCAACAAGATCGCCTCGGCCGCGTTCCTGTCGACCATGGTGGAGCGGACGGTCACCATTTCGGTTCTGCTGCTGCACCTCGTCGTGCTCGCGATCGGCGCTTATCTCGCGACCAAGGGCCAGATCACCATCGGCACCTTCGTCACCTTCGAGAGCGCGTTCTGGGAGGTCTCCTACAACATCGCCCACGTGATGCACTTCATCCCGGTGTCGATCTCCTCGGCCGCCGCGATCCGCCACATGCAGGAGCTGCTGGACGAGCCGACGCGCGGCGCCGATCGTCCCGGCGCGCCCGATCTGCCGCGCATCACCAACGACATCACCTTCGACCACGTAACGTTCCAATACGAAGGCAGCCAGACGCCGGTGCTGGACAATCTCAGCCTCAAGCTCAATGTCGGCAAGCGCATCGCCATCGTCGGACCCTCGGGCTCCGGCAAGAGCACGCTGCTGAATCTGATTCTGCGGCTCTACGTGCCAGACGAGGGGCGCGTCACCATCGACGGCGTCGACGTCCGCAAGGTGACGCTGGATTCGCTGCGCCGGAGCATGGCGGTGGTGTTCCAGGAAAACATGCTCTTCAACATGTCGATCCGCGAGAACATCCGGCTCGGCAAGGAAGGCGCGACCGACGAGGAGGTGGAGGACGCCGCCAAGAAGGCCGAGATCCACCGCTACATCATGAGCCTGCCGCAGCGATACGACACGCCGGTCGGCGAGCGCGGCGACACCCTGTCGGGCGGCCAGCGCCAGCGCATCGCGATCGCGCGCGCCATCATCCGTAACCCGTCCGTGCTGCTGCTGGACGAAGCCACCTCGGCGCTCGACCAGACCACGGAAGCCGCAATCAATCGCACGCTGCTGAAGGTCGCGAAGGGGCGTACCATGATCTGGTCGACCCATCGCCTGACCTCGGTGGTCGAGATGGATGAGATCATCGTGATCTCAGGGGGCAGGGCGATCGAGCGCGGCTCGCATGCCGAGCTGCTCGCCAAGAACGGCACCTATCGCAAGCTCTGGAACGACCAGATCCACCAGCCGCACGGCGCCGTGGCTCAGGCCGATGACGACAGCGACGATGACGACGAGGATGAGGACGACCTCGACGAGGATGATGAGGACGAAGACGACGAGGAGGAATGA
- a CDS encoding FAD-dependent oxidoreductase, which yields MLDLAIVGGGPGGLMSAWYLKRKLGDLCRVTIYEASDRLGGKIVTRKFDSAPAMYEAGVAEIYDYSMTGPDPLRELIQHFGLQTIPMDAEQVQFGGELLNDVPGMRRKYGDKTAAAIEAFRKRCAEAMSPIEYYEGVGAHDNENPWAYKTAEQVLDEEVEDETAKRFFKVMARSDIATESHNTNGLNALKNYLMDVDGYIGLYSIQNGNEQLIECLQSEVNADIQLNHRVLTVGKAPTGRYQLKMMNGKGPETRDFDLVLVCLPHSWLATVGWEGEQLRKSMVKHVSYFDRPAHYLRVSILFDTPFWGEKIPGAWFMSEAFGGCCVYNEGARHDVGKHGVLNWLIPGSDALAFANLSDQELIDAALKSLPASLGDARSHFVEGKIHRWLSSVNAIPGGLPVRDVMTNHRPEPKEHPGIVVVGDYLFDSTLNGLLDSSDAATDIILTEMMRLRRERAQEEGQPVSDKIDRDYFENYRGLGPYSEAWRHFTDPDYLGKLIGIVWGKAKGAKLLVAGSASGELVGALRDRGIDAWGIENNRAIHARTPKALKKYNKLGSITDMPFKDGAFDFVFETSLCHVSPKQVVRAIRELNRVVRTGLVFGSITSDMASVVIDRYDLLRGVKKLGTWWEWSELFFGNGFDLSMHRKDCADALWEATLAANKGPGQWYADADSLRYSFFDKVEDEDDD from the coding sequence ATGCTTGATCTCGCAATCGTAGGCGGCGGCCCCGGCGGGCTGATGAGCGCCTGGTACCTGAAGCGTAAGCTCGGTGATCTCTGCCGCGTCACCATCTATGAGGCCTCTGACCGGCTCGGCGGCAAGATCGTCACGCGCAAATTCGATTCCGCGCCGGCGATGTACGAGGCCGGCGTTGCGGAGATCTACGACTACTCGATGACGGGTCCCGATCCGCTGCGCGAGCTGATCCAGCATTTCGGACTTCAGACCATTCCGATGGACGCCGAGCAGGTGCAGTTCGGCGGCGAGCTCCTCAACGACGTGCCGGGCATGCGCCGCAAATACGGCGACAAGACTGCGGCGGCGATCGAGGCATTCCGCAAGCGCTGTGCCGAGGCGATGTCGCCGATCGAATATTACGAGGGCGTCGGCGCGCACGACAACGAGAATCCCTGGGCCTACAAGACCGCCGAGCAGGTGCTCGACGAGGAGGTCGAGGACGAAACCGCAAAGCGTTTCTTCAAGGTGATGGCGCGCTCCGACATCGCGACCGAAAGCCACAACACCAACGGGCTCAACGCGCTCAAGAACTATCTGATGGATGTCGACGGCTATATCGGCCTCTATTCAATCCAGAACGGCAATGAGCAACTGATCGAGTGCCTGCAGTCGGAGGTCAATGCCGACATCCAGCTCAACCATCGCGTGCTCACCGTCGGCAAGGCGCCGACCGGCCGCTACCAGCTGAAGATGATGAACGGCAAGGGGCCGGAGACGCGCGACTTCGACCTCGTGCTGGTCTGCCTGCCGCATTCCTGGCTCGCCACCGTCGGCTGGGAAGGCGAGCAGCTGCGCAAGTCGATGGTCAAGCACGTCTCGTACTTCGATCGTCCCGCGCACTATCTGCGCGTCTCGATCCTGTTCGACACGCCGTTCTGGGGCGAGAAGATTCCCGGCGCCTGGTTCATGTCGGAAGCCTTCGGCGGCTGCTGTGTCTACAACGAGGGCGCGCGCCACGACGTCGGCAAGCACGGCGTGCTGAACTGGCTGATCCCGGGCTCCGACGCGCTGGCCTTCGCCAATCTGTCGGACCAGGAACTGATCGATGCCGCGCTGAAATCGCTGCCGGCCTCGCTCGGCGATGCGCGTTCGCATTTCGTGGAAGGCAAGATCCACCGCTGGCTGTCGTCGGTGAACGCGATCCCGGGCGGTTTGCCCGTGCGCGACGTCATGACCAACCACCGGCCGGAGCCGAAGGAGCACCCCGGCATCGTCGTGGTCGGCGACTATCTGTTCGACTCCACGCTGAACGGCCTGCTCGATTCCTCGGACGCTGCGACCGACATCATCCTGACCGAGATGATGCGCCTGCGCCGCGAACGTGCCCAGGAAGAGGGCCAGCCGGTCTCGGACAAGATCGACCGCGACTATTTCGAGAACTATCGCGGCCTCGGTCCTTACAGCGAGGCGTGGCGGCACTTCACCGATCCCGATTATCTCGGCAAGCTGATCGGCATCGTCTGGGGCAAGGCCAAGGGCGCCAAGCTGCTGGTCGCGGGCTCCGCCAGCGGCGAGCTGGTCGGCGCGCTGCGCGATCGCGGCATCGATGCTTGGGGCATCGAGAACAACCGCGCCATCCACGCCAGGACGCCGAAGGCGCTGAAGAAATACAACAAGCTCGGCTCGATCACCGACATGCCGTTCAAGGACGGCGCCTTCGACTTCGTGTTCGAGACCAGCCTCTGCCATGTTTCCCCGAAGCAGGTGGTCCGCGCGATCCGCGAGCTCAACCGTGTGGTCAGGACCGGCCTCGTGTTCGGCTCGATCACCTCGGACATGGCTTCGGTGGTGATCGACCGCTACGACCTCTTGCGCGGCGTCAAGAAGCTCGGCACCTGGTGGGAATGGTCCGAGCTGTTCTTCGGCAACGGCTTCGACCTGTCGATGCATCGCAAGGACTGCGCCGATGCGCTCTGGGAGGCGACGCTTGCCGCCAACAAGGGCCCGGGCCAGTGGTACGCCGACGCGGATTCCTTGCGCTATTCCTTCTTCGACAAGGTCGAGGACGAGGACGACGACTAG